One window of the Primulina eburnea isolate SZY01 chromosome 18, ASM2296580v1, whole genome shotgun sequence genome contains the following:
- the LOC140819493 gene encoding nuclear pore complex protein NUP50B-like, whose amino-acid sequence MEDAENNFQPSKKRAAGAQLSRDNPGLDDDETSEPENGTFKRASDEVLATRRIVKVRRQQTSSTPSAPVPAPAPSTNPFAAIRLVPPASSDHAVEVEQSVASKETVQNDETGGKFENEVVESKEDSFAEKEKSDIDNNDKQSESKFSDSKTEPNEKDNSDDIWKQNIAKTTVDKVAEHETFEDAAKTSGESDNSENDARKNAEDKRNDKEDSVKETAGKTVVTASFSSFKPLSSGQNAFSGLAGTGFSSTLFSFGSVPKDGTPPGSSGSLFGLKNDQPSFSFGLANNGNSPIFGTSAANTSSKSETSKFPSMQEVTVETGEENEEAVFTADSVLFEYVAAAWKERGKGELKVNVSTSGTGKARLIMRAKGHYRLILNASLYPDLKMTNMDKRGVTFACVNSAAESKDGLSTIALKFKDSSTVENFRAAIASLKDMAPVVLKTPENSP is encoded by the coding sequence ATGGAGGATGCAGAAAACAACTTTCAGCCTTCAAAAAAGAGGGCTGCTGGAGCACAGTTATCTCGAGATAATCCTGGCCTTGACGATGATGAAACATCTGAACCAGAGAACGGGACTTTTAAAAGGGCGAGTGATGAGGTTCTTGCCACTAGAAGGATTGTTAAAGTCCGTCGCCAGCAAACATCATCAACCCCATCTGCCCCTGTCCCTGCCCCAGCTCCTAGTACTAACCCATTTGCTGCAATCCGATTGGTGCCTCCAGCTTCTTCTGATCATGCAGTGGAGGTGGAACAAAGTGTTGCAAGTAAGGAAACAGTGCAAAATGATGAAACTGGTGGCAAATTTGAAAATGAAGTGGTTGAGTCAAAGGAAGACTCTTTTGCAGAAAAGGAGAAATCTGATATCGATAACAATGATAAGCAATCTGAAAGCAAGTTTAGTGACTCAAAAACCGAACCAAATGAGAAGGATAACTCCGATGATATCTGGAAGCAAAACATTGCCAAGACTACGGTAGATAAGGTGGCAGAACATGAAACTTTTGAGGATGCAGCCAAAACCTCTGGAGAATCTGATAATAGTGAGAATGATGCCAGGAAGAATGCAGAAGACAAGAGAAATGATAAGGAAGATAGTGTGAAGGAAACTGCTGGGAAGACTGTTGTAACTGCCTCTTTCAGCTCATTTAAACCACTTTCGAGTGGACAAAATGCTTTCTCTGGACTTGCGGGGACAGGGTTTTCTAGTACTTTGTTCTCATTCGGATCAGTTCCTAAAGATGGGACTCCTCCAGGCTCCAGTGGTTCCCTTTTTGGCCTGAAAAACGACCAGCCTTCATTCAGTTTTGGTCTTGCTAACAATGGAAATTCTCCAATTTTTGGTACTTCGGCCGCAAATACTTCCAGTAAGAGTGAAACCAGCAAATTTCCCTCCATGCAGGAGGTCACTGTGGAAACAGGAGAAGAGAATGAGGAGGCTGTTTTCACAGCTGATTCCGTGCTCTTTGAGTATGTCGCTGCAGCATGGAAAGAGCGTGGCAAAGGAGAACTCAAGGTCAATGTTTCCACATCAGGAACAGGTAAAGCTAGACTCATCATGAGGGCTAAGGGGCACTATCGATTGATCTTGAACGCCAGTCTCTATCCAGACTTGAAGATGACAAATATGGACAAGAGAGGCGTCACTTTTGCCTGTGTGAATAGTGCTGCTGAATCCAAAGACGGTCTTTCTACAATTGCCTTGAAGTTTAAGGATTCTTCCACAGTTGAAAACTTCCGAGCGGCTATCGCATCGCTTAAGGATATGGCACCTGTTGTTCTAAAAACCCCGGAAAATTCTCCCTAG